Proteins encoded within one genomic window of Dyadobacter chenhuakuii:
- a CDS encoding ComEA family DNA-binding protein, which translates to MFRKIASLLQSYFGISRKEARGALVLMVLCLLLLWLPFFFRRFLLPELHINERPVNVKMLDSLAVVLEKASQAKSKSFKPYPKKTFARKPGKPAKLSNFDPNVASVDQLETLGIPAFLAKRIENFRSKGGKFRKKNDLLNIYDFQSELFHKLEKHIVFTAQPTFENNTAGIKKHTGNDKAPYSAFSKPSKTVITAFDMNTADTTELVKLRGIGSKLSLRILKFRDALGGFHSVDQYEEIFGLDSVALAELHRYGKVSSAVKKINLNSVSAEDLGKHSYFKNKKVTAIIINYRNQHGPFRNVEDLRKVRVVDEAMIKKIEPYLRFD; encoded by the coding sequence ATGTTTCGTAAAATCGCGTCACTGCTGCAATCGTATTTTGGTATTTCAAGAAAAGAAGCCAGGGGTGCGCTGGTCCTCATGGTGCTCTGCCTGCTTTTGCTGTGGTTACCCTTCTTTTTCCGGAGGTTCCTGTTGCCTGAGCTGCACATCAACGAGCGGCCGGTTAATGTGAAAATGCTCGATAGTCTGGCCGTTGTGTTGGAGAAGGCAAGCCAGGCTAAGAGCAAATCTTTTAAACCGTATCCTAAAAAAACATTCGCACGCAAACCCGGGAAGCCGGCTAAGCTGTCTAATTTTGATCCTAATGTGGCCTCCGTTGACCAACTGGAAACGCTTGGCATTCCCGCATTTCTTGCTAAAAGAATTGAAAATTTTCGAAGCAAAGGAGGCAAGTTCCGAAAGAAAAACGACCTGCTTAATATCTACGATTTTCAGTCAGAACTGTTCCATAAGCTCGAAAAGCACATTGTTTTTACGGCTCAGCCAACATTTGAAAACAACACTGCCGGAATAAAAAAGCATACTGGAAACGATAAGGCACCTTATTCAGCATTTAGTAAGCCTTCGAAAACGGTCATAACGGCATTTGACATGAACACCGCGGATACAACCGAACTTGTGAAATTGCGCGGGATTGGAAGCAAGCTTTCGTTACGCATCCTCAAATTCCGTGATGCGCTGGGCGGATTCCATTCTGTGGATCAATACGAAGAGATTTTCGGGCTGGACTCTGTGGCGCTTGCTGAGCTGCACCGTTATGGAAAGGTCAGCAGCGCAGTGAAAAAGATTAATCTCAATAGCGTGAGTGCCGAGGACTTGGGTAAGCATTCATATTTCAAAAACAAGAAAGTCACTGCCATCATTATCAATTACCGAAATCAGCACGGGCCGTTCAGGAATGTGGAAGATTTGCGGAAAGTGCGGGTTGTGGATGAAGCTATGATAAAAAAAATAGAGCCGTATCTTCGTTTTGACTAG
- a CDS encoding T9SS type A sorting domain-containing protein, producing MKNFTLLICSLLLTFGLAGNAYATGDCGCSDSDNALKNGNFESLDHWQKSDGTNFRLDNAYNQCGSKNGLIDQSGYVYQNVPVQGGSAINMTVYGGTHDVRQTHKFYLRFYDKNNNEIENERVTVDMDYQVTGNGKLKKFTLKKDVVPANAVKVQFRFYASGAYFKVDVACMSITPPPVTADCCKDSENAVKNGSFENGTNDWQKFGNGNFRQDDPYSICGSKNGLIDGAATVYQDVTLTSGTRVNVSVYGGTHDTNQDHKFKLEFYNSAGELIPVAETPQNLVHMNYQVTQEHKLQQYNLSETAPVGATKVRINVISGGNYFKFDVVCMTLTPPTTPQCETCNDNKLVNASFEEGTANWTTVGHVFADATIAVCGSKSLILAGNGSFHQDFAFESSLGNSVTLSIWAAVKENRDQKIEMIFLNGSNKVLGTLTQQVDKLVTSDPYGLQKYILAGAIPSGTTVIRIQGSGSEDYLAVDGGCLTFSGPPLPVTLSAFNVKKEGAVATLSWSTTSETNSDHFEVQHSGDGKKWAVLDIVAAQGESKSLVPYSYTHTNPLATNLYRLRMVDQDGTFSFSSIKSLKFDGDAQLSVYPNPTVDRIVLNSSQAISSVKFYDQRGVLVLNTLPDASNAIDVRKLNQGTYFVKINDGTLTRKILIVR from the coding sequence ATGAAAAATTTTACTTTACTCATTTGTTCCCTCCTGTTAACCTTCGGACTTGCCGGAAATGCCTATGCCACAGGTGATTGTGGCTGCAGTGATTCCGATAATGCGCTTAAAAACGGAAATTTTGAATCATTGGACCACTGGCAAAAGTCAGACGGTACAAATTTCCGTCTTGACAATGCATACAACCAATGCGGCAGTAAGAACGGCTTGATCGATCAGTCGGGATATGTGTATCAAAATGTGCCTGTGCAAGGTGGAAGCGCCATCAATATGACTGTGTATGGTGGTACGCACGATGTGAGGCAGACGCATAAATTCTATCTTCGTTTCTATGACAAAAACAACAACGAGATAGAAAATGAGCGTGTAACCGTTGATATGGACTACCAGGTTACCGGAAATGGCAAGCTGAAAAAATTCACATTAAAGAAGGATGTTGTTCCTGCAAATGCTGTGAAGGTTCAATTCAGATTTTACGCCAGCGGTGCATATTTCAAAGTGGATGTTGCCTGTATGTCGATCACGCCTCCTCCGGTGACTGCTGATTGCTGCAAGGATTCTGAAAACGCAGTGAAAAACGGAAGTTTCGAAAACGGAACCAATGATTGGCAGAAATTCGGAAACGGAAATTTCAGACAGGATGATCCATACAGCATCTGCGGTAGCAAAAACGGTTTGATTGATGGTGCAGCAACTGTTTACCAGGATGTAACCCTGACATCAGGAACCAGAGTGAATGTAAGCGTATATGGCGGAACGCATGACACAAATCAGGACCACAAGTTCAAACTGGAATTTTATAACAGCGCAGGCGAATTGATCCCAGTTGCCGAAACACCTCAAAACCTGGTTCATATGAACTATCAGGTAACGCAGGAGCACAAGTTACAGCAATATAACCTATCCGAAACGGCACCAGTGGGAGCTACCAAAGTACGGATCAATGTAATTTCCGGAGGTAACTATTTCAAATTCGACGTGGTGTGTATGACCCTTACGCCGCCAACAACGCCGCAATGCGAGACTTGTAACGATAATAAATTGGTTAACGCCAGCTTTGAAGAAGGAACGGCCAACTGGACAACAGTAGGACACGTATTTGCAGATGCTACCATTGCCGTGTGCGGCTCGAAAAGCCTGATCTTAGCAGGTAACGGTTCGTTCCATCAGGATTTCGCCTTTGAATCATCCCTTGGAAATTCTGTTACATTGAGCATTTGGGCAGCGGTGAAAGAGAACAGGGATCAGAAAATCGAAATGATCTTCCTTAATGGCTCCAATAAAGTGCTGGGAACATTGACACAGCAAGTTGATAAATTGGTGACCAGCGATCCTTATGGCTTGCAGAAATACATTCTTGCCGGTGCGATTCCATCAGGTACAACGGTAATTCGCATTCAGGGCTCCGGATCAGAAGATTATCTGGCGGTTGACGGAGGTTGCTTAACTTTCTCAGGTCCTCCGCTTCCGGTAACATTGTCTGCCTTTAATGTGAAAAAAGAAGGGGCTGTTGCCACATTATCCTGGTCAACAACTTCTGAAACGAACTCTGATCATTTTGAAGTTCAGCACAGCGGTGACGGTAAGAAATGGGCGGTCCTTGATATCGTAGCAGCACAAGGCGAAAGCAAATCATTGGTTCCATACAGCTATACTCACACTAACCCTCTGGCTACCAACCTTTACCGGTTAAGAATGGTTGATCAGGATGGCACATTCTCTTTCAGTTCGATCAAAAGCCTGAAATTTGATGGTGACGCACAATTGAGCGTGTATCCAAACCCGACGGTAGACCGCATCGTATTGAACAGCAGCCAGGCCATTTCAAGTGTTAAGTTCTATGATCAGCGTGGTGTGCTGGTTCTGAACACATTACCTGACGCATCTAATGCGATCGACGTTAGAAAACTGAATCAGGGAACATACTTTGTCAAAATCAATGACGGAACCCTGACGCGCAAAATCCTGATCGTGAGGTAA
- a CDS encoding RNA polymerase sigma factor yields the protein MNAKYTYTEAALVSLLKSNDRSAFEYLYDNYSSALYGIIVKIVKDEERACDAMQDTFLKIWKNIGHYNSEKGTLFTWILNIARNTAIDKLRVELKKERVIQLELVRDGDLISSTIFNPLPATMDLRSIVERLLPERKVLIEMVYFQGYTHEEVSERLSLPLGTVKSRIRKALQELREIFEVCAPKPIFA from the coding sequence ATGAATGCCAAGTATACCTACACAGAAGCAGCGCTTGTATCCCTTCTGAAATCTAACGATCGTAGTGCCTTTGAATATTTGTATGATAATTACTCTTCGGCGTTATATGGTATTATTGTCAAGATTGTGAAAGACGAGGAACGTGCCTGTGATGCGATGCAAGATACCTTTCTGAAAATTTGGAAAAATATCGGCCACTACAATTCTGAGAAGGGAACCCTTTTCACCTGGATTCTGAACATTGCGCGTAATACTGCCATTGACAAACTGCGTGTAGAATTGAAAAAGGAACGCGTTATCCAGCTGGAGCTTGTCCGCGATGGCGATCTTATTTCCTCCACGATTTTTAACCCGCTTCCGGCGACAATGGATCTTCGCTCAATCGTAGAGCGCCTGCTTCCGGAGCGTAAAGTGCTTATTGAAATGGTTTATTTCCAAGGATATACGCACGAAGAAGTTTCAGAGCGGCTTAGCCTGCCTTTGGGGACTGTAAAGTCAAGAATCCGGAAAGCTTTGCAAGAACTGCGTGAGATTTTCGAGGTCTGCGCTCCCAAGCCCATCTTTGCTTAA
- a CDS encoding GH1 family beta-glucosidase, with protein MTTDIHFNKQDFGADFSWGVATAAYQIEGAVDVDGRGPCVWDKFATIKGKIKNGDDARIACDFYNRFESDIELIHALGFKEFRFSISWSRILPKGYGEVNEAGILFYNKLIDKCLSLDIVPWITLYHWDLPQALEDLGGWKNRRILEWFESYATICANAFGDRVKKWIVLNEPMAVAGLGYTTGLHAPGRKSISNFLPVVHHLAMCQAIGGEVIRRNVADAYIGTAISCSYVHPASASFRDIRAAKRADALMNRLFIEPALGMGYPADAFRFLGNIKRYMQPGDAERLKFDFDFIGIQNYFSVVVKHSYFAPVVWLKEVPAKLRNVPVTAMGWEVSSDGMYHILKQFDAYDGIREIIVSENGAAFHDQVEGENVHDPERKSFYQEYLAAILKAKNEGVKVKGYLAWTMMDNFEWAEGYAARFGLVHVDFKTQKRTVKDSGKWFASFLKM; from the coding sequence GTGACGACGGATATTCATTTCAATAAGCAGGATTTTGGTGCTGATTTCAGCTGGGGAGTCGCTACGGCAGCTTACCAGATCGAAGGGGCGGTGGATGTGGATGGCCGTGGCCCGTGCGTCTGGGATAAGTTTGCAACGATAAAAGGCAAGATTAAAAACGGGGATGATGCACGCATAGCTTGTGATTTTTATAACCGTTTCGAAAGCGATATCGAGCTGATCCATGCATTGGGTTTCAAGGAATTCAGGTTTTCGATTTCCTGGTCACGCATTTTGCCGAAAGGTTACGGCGAAGTGAACGAGGCCGGGATTTTATTTTATAATAAATTGATAGACAAATGCTTGTCACTTGATATCGTTCCATGGATTACGCTCTATCACTGGGACCTTCCGCAAGCACTTGAAGATCTCGGCGGGTGGAAAAATCGAAGGATTCTTGAATGGTTTGAGTCCTACGCCACGATATGTGCAAATGCATTTGGCGACAGGGTCAAAAAATGGATTGTGCTCAACGAGCCGATGGCTGTTGCGGGACTAGGTTACACCACGGGATTGCATGCGCCGGGAAGGAAAAGTATCAGCAACTTTTTGCCCGTTGTGCATCATTTGGCCATGTGCCAGGCGATCGGTGGGGAAGTGATCAGGCGCAATGTTGCAGATGCTTATATTGGAACAGCCATTTCATGTTCATATGTACACCCAGCGAGTGCGAGCTTCCGGGACATACGCGCTGCCAAACGCGCCGACGCACTGATGAACCGACTCTTTATTGAGCCCGCATTGGGAATGGGTTATCCGGCAGATGCGTTCCGTTTTTTAGGAAATATTAAACGCTACATGCAACCCGGCGATGCCGAAAGGCTCAAATTTGACTTCGATTTTATTGGTATACAAAACTATTTCAGTGTGGTGGTGAAGCATTCTTATTTCGCACCGGTGGTTTGGCTAAAAGAAGTCCCTGCAAAACTCAGGAATGTGCCGGTAACAGCTATGGGCTGGGAAGTAAGCAGTGATGGAATGTATCACATTTTGAAACAATTTGACGCATACGACGGAATCCGGGAGATCATTGTTTCGGAAAACGGTGCCGCTTTTCACGATCAGGTTGAGGGAGAAAATGTTCATGATCCCGAGCGTAAGTCATTCTATCAGGAATATCTGGCTGCTATCTTGAAAGCTAAAAATGAAGGAGTCAAAGTGAAAGGTTACCTGGCCTGGACAATGATGGACAATTTTGAATGGGCAGAAGGCTACGCAGCCCGATTTGGGCTGGTGCATGTGGATTTTAAGACCCAGAAACGCACTGTTAAGGATTCGGGCAAATGGTTTGCCTCTTTTCTGAAAATGTGA
- a CDS encoding DUF4097 family beta strand repeat-containing protein, translated as MRNRKLLLIMFALFTAGAVSAQVDSDKPYVTKNFNGANLKELAVETSGGSITVNGGQNSGFKVEMYVRPNNWNGKSELTKEDIEDRLEDYDILIGTEGNRVVATAKRKNNVKWNDKKSISIGFKVSAPRNTQTNLKTSGGSIHIASLSGEQNFETSGGSLKVSDLDGMVRGRTSGGSIDVMNCKKDIDLHTSGGSIKATELTGKIQLKTSGGSIALNSLEGDIEARTSGGSVKGDGIKGTLNTGTSGGSVRLANVSGSLRASTSAGSIEVEMAKLGDYVDLSSSAGSVRVTMPMDKGVDLDLKGNKVNIALKNFDGEAAKDRVRGKMNGGGIPVTLSASAGSVSVNQ; from the coding sequence ATGAGAAACAGAAAACTACTTTTAATAATGTTTGCGCTTTTCACAGCAGGGGCCGTTTCTGCCCAGGTTGATAGCGATAAGCCCTATGTTACCAAAAATTTCAACGGCGCAAACCTGAAAGAACTTGCCGTAGAAACATCCGGCGGCTCAATAACCGTAAATGGCGGCCAGAACAGCGGATTCAAAGTCGAAATGTATGTCAGACCCAATAATTGGAATGGCAAGAGCGAACTGACCAAGGAAGACATCGAAGACCGCCTGGAAGACTATGACATTCTCATCGGGACGGAAGGAAACCGGGTTGTTGCGACTGCAAAACGGAAAAACAATGTAAAATGGAATGATAAAAAAAGCATTTCCATAGGTTTCAAAGTTTCGGCCCCAAGAAATACACAAACAAACTTAAAAACCAGCGGCGGCAGCATCCACATAGCGTCGCTAAGCGGTGAGCAGAATTTCGAGACAAGCGGCGGAAGCCTGAAAGTGAGTGACCTCGACGGTATGGTCCGCGGACGGACTTCGGGCGGCAGCATTGATGTCATGAATTGCAAAAAGGACATCGACCTCCATACAAGTGGAGGAAGCATTAAAGCAACCGAATTGACCGGTAAAATCCAGCTCAAAACCTCCGGCGGCAGCATTGCATTGAATAGCCTTGAAGGCGACATTGAAGCACGCACGAGCGGCGGAAGCGTAAAAGGCGATGGCATTAAAGGCACATTGAATACCGGCACATCGGGCGGTTCGGTAAGGCTTGCTAATGTATCGGGAAGCTTGCGGGCCAGCACCAGTGCGGGAAGTATTGAGGTGGAAATGGCTAAATTAGGCGATTATGTGGATCTGTCGAGCTCAGCGGGAAGCGTTCGCGTGACCATGCCGATGGATAAGGGCGTAGACCTGGATCTGAAAGGAAACAAAGTGAACATTGCCCTGAAAAACTTTGATGGGGAAGCAGCAAAAGACCGTGTACGTGGAAAAATGAATGGCGGCGGCATTCCGGTTACGCTCTCAGCCAGCGCCGGAAGTGTTTCTGTGAATCAGTAA